In the genome of Nitrospinaceae bacterium, one region contains:
- a CDS encoding thiamine pyrophosphate-dependent dehydrogenase E1 component subunit alpha, whose amino-acid sequence MNGLHNESTGTPVTRDDLSRLDYFKDLKERYLSVMGLNARWHPIEDSTLAPNRNTCMHLHYLISLTRAVEETLDSTFRSGHVPGTAFFGRGNEASSVASASCLHEEEWLIPMHRNCGAHLAKGHPPDSIMSHFFGREAGPSAGRDGNFHMGYRPKKITQLISHIGTMVPIAAGVAWAEKIRGSGRAALTYIGDGGSSAGDVHEGMNLAAVQKLPLVIIIDNNQFAFKTLLTEQFACESLVLRAPGYGMPGYLIDGTNALLMRKICGEALERARKGDGPTLIESVTIRAVGHSVYDKFSDYVDMENLNKWNEERDPVKRFDEYLLANEIATEDEIGASHTRARQDAEKARDEALKGPFPSPESVEDDVYAPD is encoded by the coding sequence ATGAATGGATTACATAACGAATCAACTGGGACACCTGTCACGAGGGATGATTTAAGTCGTCTCGACTACTTCAAAGACCTTAAAGAGCGCTACCTTTCTGTCATGGGCCTAAATGCCCGCTGGCATCCAATTGAAGACTCCACACTTGCCCCTAATCGCAATACTTGCATGCACCTGCATTACCTTATTTCACTCACTCGAGCCGTCGAGGAAACACTCGACTCAACCTTCCGCTCCGGTCATGTTCCTGGAACAGCATTTTTCGGGCGCGGAAATGAGGCATCGAGTGTAGCCAGTGCATCCTGTCTCCACGAAGAAGAATGGCTCATTCCCATGCACCGAAACTGCGGGGCGCATCTGGCCAAAGGGCATCCCCCGGACAGCATCATGTCCCACTTCTTTGGCCGTGAAGCTGGACCATCTGCTGGTCGAGACGGGAATTTCCATATGGGCTACCGGCCAAAAAAAATCACGCAACTCATTAGCCATATTGGCACGATGGTTCCCATCGCAGCAGGAGTCGCCTGGGCTGAAAAAATCCGCGGCTCAGGTCGTGCCGCTCTCACCTACATCGGCGACGGCGGCTCAAGCGCAGGCGACGTACACGAGGGCATGAACTTAGCGGCCGTTCAAAAACTTCCTCTCGTTATCATAATCGACAACAATCAATTTGCTTTCAAAACACTTTTAACAGAGCAATTCGCCTGCGAATCGCTTGTTTTGAGAGCGCCGGGCTACGGCATGCCCGGCTACTTGATCGACGGAACCAATGCTCTTCTTATGAGAAAGATTTGCGGCGAAGCACTTGAACGAGCCCGAAAAGGAGATGGTCCCACCCTAATAGAAAGCGTCACAATCCGCGCTGTAGGTCATTCGGTCTACGACAAATTTTCTGACTACGTGGACATGGAGAACCTCAACAAATGGAATGAAGAGCGAGATCCGGTGAAGCGGTTCGACGAATATTTACTTGCAAATGAAATCGCAACGGAAGACGAGATCGGAGCATCCCATACACGTGCACGCCAAGACGCTGAAAAGGCAAGGGACGAGGCCCTGAAGGGTCCGTTTCCAAGTCCCGAGTCTGTCGAGGACGACGTTTATGCACCCGATTAG
- a CDS encoding VCBS repeat-containing protein yields MKKGLNYLLVAFFVAAGLALAPVVSNAATLSFDPPVATVVPNSAFGMGVGASGDFNNDGNLDYVIARHRNFDPYTRVTLMLGNGDGTFSAGAEILTGSSDLYGLKVGDVNNDGNLDIVTVHNHARAVAVTLGNGDGTFATTVVMPVLPQGGRSVGLGDLNGDGYLDIIAGSSYNHTSVLLNNGDGTFGAPTNYGDPIFWGSTDIEVADLDGDGDNDVVSADVGSVDIYLNDGAGNLTKGQRISSDAWSLVLADFDGDGNIDLAHADVHEDVVKVYAGNGDGTFGAVVNHPVGDWPGSVKAADLDGDGVLDLATANYWSNSISVLLGDGVGSFAAATSLPDPLDLSVVRLPGNIDLGDYNGDGKPDVFNANYAYRTFSVMLNTTEFADPQVDLVVDIKPGSDKNPINLKSKGVTPVAVLSTEDFDANTLDTASLAFGPAGAAPKKCHAEDVNEDGLDDLVCHFPTQDTGIGEGDESAELSGETEDGTPAVGEDSVSIVPQKGKK; encoded by the coding sequence ATGAAAAAGGGTTTAAATTATTTACTAGTTGCTTTCTTTGTTGCCGCAGGGCTGGCTCTTGCCCCGGTTGTGAGTAACGCCGCTACACTGTCCTTCGACCCCCCGGTCGCTACGGTAGTTCCAAACAGCGCCTTTGGTATGGGGGTAGGGGCCTCGGGCGATTTTAACAATGACGGCAACCTCGACTATGTCATCGCCCGCCATAGGAATTTTGATCCGTACACGAGGGTGACCCTCATGCTGGGGAACGGCGATGGCACGTTCTCCGCAGGAGCGGAGATACTCACCGGTTCCTCCGACCTCTACGGTTTAAAGGTGGGAGACGTCAACAACGATGGGAACCTCGACATCGTCACGGTCCACAACCATGCCAGGGCTGTCGCGGTCACGCTCGGCAACGGCGACGGCACCTTTGCTACCACTGTGGTTATGCCGGTGTTGCCGCAGGGTGGCCGCTCGGTTGGCCTCGGGGACCTCAACGGCGATGGTTATCTTGATATCATCGCGGGCAGCTCTTATAACCATACCTCTGTCCTGCTGAACAACGGCGACGGCACCTTCGGCGCCCCCACGAACTACGGGGACCCCATTTTCTGGGGCTCGACCGACATCGAGGTTGCCGACCTTGACGGTGACGGGGACAACGATGTGGTGTCAGCCGACGTCGGATCTGTCGACATTTACCTGAACGATGGCGCCGGCAATCTCACCAAAGGGCAGAGAATCTCGTCTGATGCTTGGTCGCTGGTGCTGGCTGACTTTGATGGCGACGGGAACATCGACTTGGCACACGCCGATGTGCATGAAGACGTGGTCAAGGTCTACGCTGGCAACGGCGACGGCACCTTTGGCGCTGTGGTGAACCATCCTGTGGGAGACTGGCCCGGTTCAGTTAAGGCGGCGGATCTCGATGGAGATGGCGTGCTGGACTTGGCGACGGCGAACTATTGGTCCAATAGCATTTCCGTTCTGCTGGGCGACGGGGTTGGCTCATTCGCCGCGGCCACGAGTCTCCCCGACCCCTTGGATCTCAGTGTAGTGCGTCTACCAGGCAACATCGATTTGGGGGACTACAACGGGGACGGCAAGCCCGATGTTTTTAACGCGAACTATGCATACAGAACCTTTTCGGTCATGCTCAACACCACCGAGTTTGCTGACCCCCAAGTTGACCTGGTGGTGGACATCAAGCCCGGCAGCGATAAAAACCCGATTAACTTAAAATCCAAGGGCGTGACCCCGGTGGCGGTGCTCTCGACCGAGGACTTTGACGCGAACACGCTCGACACCGCCTCGCTGGCGTTCGGCCCGGCCGGCGCTGCACCGAAAAAATGCCACGCCGAGGACGTCAATGAAGACGGCCTTGACGATCTGGTGTGCCATTTCCCGACACAGGATACGGGCATCGGCGAAGGCGATGAGAGCGCGGAGCTGAGCGGCGAAACGGAAGATGGAACCCCAGCCGTGGGCGAGGATTCGGTTAGTATCGTCCCGCAGAAGGGCAAGAAGTAG
- the rsmD gene encoding 16S rRNA (guanine(966)-N(2))-methyltransferase RsmD — protein sequence MSLRIIGGSARGRRLASPPGKNVRPTGDRVREAVFNILGQRFEGWSFIDVCAGSGAVSLEAISRGAERVVALESNKERCRHIQNEAERLDFSDRLDICHGDARGALSNLREEGGASFDVAFVDPPWVEEGLRQQILDLLFQSPPLCALAVCEFSVGKVEPDVPEGARKIRRADYGNTSLVFLEVAP from the coding sequence ATGTCCCTTAGAATTATCGGTGGAAGTGCCAGAGGAAGGCGGCTGGCCTCTCCTCCGGGCAAAAATGTGCGACCCACGGGCGACAGGGTGCGTGAGGCGGTTTTCAATATTCTGGGGCAACGTTTCGAGGGCTGGTCTTTTATCGATGTGTGTGCCGGTAGCGGGGCTGTATCGCTTGAGGCAATCAGTCGAGGCGCCGAGCGGGTTGTTGCTCTTGAGTCGAACAAGGAGCGTTGCCGCCATATTCAGAATGAAGCAGAACGCCTTGATTTCAGCGATAGGCTCGATATTTGCCATGGAGACGCCAGGGGGGCTCTTTCGAATCTCCGTGAAGAGGGGGGCGCATCGTTTGACGTTGCTTTCGTCGATCCTCCCTGGGTCGAGGAAGGGCTTCGGCAGCAGATTTTGGATTTGCTTTTTCAGTCGCCCCCGCTTTGCGCACTGGCGGTGTGCGAGTTTTCAGTTGGTAAGGTTGAGCCGGATGTGCCCGAGGGAGCAAGGAAAATTCGTCGCGCGGACTATGGCAACACCTCTTTGGTTTTCCTTGAGGTGGCACCCTAG
- a CDS encoding CoA ester lyase: MARPDPSTPLRSLLFTPGSNEKMLAKAPHSGADAALFDLEDSVAPDMKKGARPMVAQAMKETAATEGGPPVITVRVNDTTTGLLEGDLEAIAIPELDAIKLAMTNSAADIRTADAILTRLENERGLEPESIGIIALIETALGLYNCFDICKAASRVVGIGIGSAEGGDMSNDLGCEYRPDGQTLLYVRSKALADSRAAGVPFPTDGPFTRFKDPDACRADAIHARELGYVGKAAIHPNQVEILNEVFSPDPERVAYLREMIDVYYEAERAGAGAVSFQGRMIDIAMVKDGERVIAFADNIAKRG, encoded by the coding sequence ATGGCAAGACCCGACCCCTCAACACCACTCAGATCGCTCCTCTTCACCCCCGGCAGCAACGAAAAAATGCTCGCCAAGGCTCCCCACTCGGGCGCCGACGCCGCCCTGTTCGACTTAGAAGACTCGGTCGCCCCCGACATGAAAAAAGGCGCGCGGCCCATGGTCGCCCAGGCCATGAAAGAAACCGCCGCCACCGAAGGCGGCCCCCCCGTCATTACCGTCCGCGTCAACGACACCACAACCGGCCTTTTGGAGGGCGATTTAGAGGCCATCGCAATCCCTGAGCTCGACGCCATCAAGCTCGCAATGACAAACTCCGCCGCCGACATCCGCACGGCGGACGCCATTTTGACCCGGCTAGAAAACGAGCGGGGCCTTGAGCCAGAGTCCATCGGCATCATCGCCCTTATTGAAACAGCCCTTGGCCTCTACAACTGCTTTGATATCTGCAAGGCGGCCAGCCGCGTCGTCGGCATCGGCATCGGAAGCGCCGAGGGGGGGGACATGAGCAACGATCTGGGTTGTGAATACCGCCCCGACGGGCAAACGCTTCTCTATGTGAGGAGCAAAGCCCTGGCCGATTCGCGCGCCGCAGGCGTTCCCTTTCCCACCGACGGCCCCTTTACCCGCTTTAAAGACCCCGATGCTTGCCGCGCCGACGCGATTCATGCAAGGGAGCTTGGCTACGTGGGCAAGGCGGCGATTCACCCGAACCAGGTCGAAATTTTGAACGAGGTATTCTCGCCAGACCCTGAGCGGGTGGCTTATTTGAGAGAGATGATCGACGTTTATTATGAGGCCGAGCGCGCTGGCGCTGGCGCCGTTTCCTTCCAGGGCCGCATGATCGACATCGCCATGGTCAAGGACGGCGAGCGCGTCATCGCCTTTGCCGACAATATCGCCAAGCGGGGCTGA
- a CDS encoding alpha-ketoacid dehydrogenase subunit beta: protein MSQLTYREAISVAMWEEMERDNSVFLLGEDIGLGGGAFYITKGFQERFGRERVVDMPLSEAGFTGAAIGAALNGMRPIVEFQFADFVTESFKMIVDFAGGNHYRKMGPVPIVLRLPSASLTSAGPFHSQNPEPWFFSTPGLKIVAPTTAYDAKGMMKTAIRDNNPVLFLEYKKFYNYPIDELPKVLRPDIPDEDYTVPFGEARILREGDDLSLITFGTTVLEALDAADILESDGVQVEVIDMRTIFPFDKDAILNSARKTGKLLILHEARKRGGVAGEFASIVAEEAFEFLDAPIRRVGAIDTPVPMSPPLEKAYLPGTEMVVDALRDLAAY from the coding sequence GTGAGTCAACTGACATATCGTGAAGCTATAAGTGTCGCCATGTGGGAAGAAATGGAGCGCGACAATTCCGTCTTCCTCCTGGGGGAAGATATCGGCCTCGGCGGTGGTGCCTTCTATATCACCAAGGGATTTCAGGAACGCTTTGGCCGCGAACGTGTCGTTGATATGCCGTTGAGCGAGGCGGGATTCACAGGTGCCGCCATTGGAGCCGCCCTGAATGGAATGCGCCCCATCGTGGAATTTCAATTCGCCGATTTCGTGACCGAATCTTTCAAAATGATCGTTGATTTTGCTGGCGGCAACCATTACAGGAAGATGGGACCAGTACCAATAGTGCTACGACTCCCATCGGCATCGCTCACCAGTGCAGGTCCGTTCCACAGCCAGAATCCTGAACCATGGTTCTTCAGCACGCCGGGCCTCAAGATTGTCGCGCCGACTACCGCTTACGACGCTAAAGGCATGATGAAAACAGCCATACGGGACAACAATCCCGTGCTCTTTTTGGAATATAAAAAATTTTACAACTATCCAATTGATGAACTGCCGAAAGTGCTTAGACCCGACATCCCGGATGAGGACTACACCGTGCCCTTCGGCGAGGCGAGGATATTAAGAGAGGGAGATGATCTATCCCTCATCACCTTTGGCACGACTGTGCTAGAAGCCCTAGATGCTGCTGATATTCTCGAATCAGACGGCGTCCAGGTTGAAGTAATCGACATGCGCACGATTTTCCCCTTCGACAAAGACGCCATACTGAATAGTGCCCGGAAAACGGGAAAGCTACTCATCCTTCACGAAGCCCGAAAGCGTGGAGGTGTCGCCGGCGAATTTGCCTCTATCGTGGCGGAGGAGGCTTTTGAATTCCTTGACGCCCCAATTAGGCGAGTGGGCGCCATCGACACTCCTGTTCCGATGAGTCCGCCCCTAGAGAAGGCATATCTTCCGGGTACGGAAATGGTGGTCGACGCACTCAGGGACTTGGCTGCATACTAA
- a CDS encoding glucose 1-dehydrogenase, which translates to MRKDFDLEGKTALITGGGTGLGRAMALALAEAGADIALAARRVDKLEEVASEIRALGRGAQPIALDLTDDESPAAAVAAAEAALGPLDILVNNSGISGAGWAADLPLEEWDRVFATNLRGAFLMCQAAGRGMCERGSGTIVNVASVAGMVGIKMLSAYSSSKGGLIQLTKTLALEWARSGVRVNAIAPGYFFTDINRDMFTSEAGERMIKTHIPMGRVGAPEELEGAVVFLASPASRFMTGSVLVIDGGQSAM; encoded by the coding sequence ATGCGCAAAGATTTCGACCTTGAAGGCAAAACAGCTCTCATCACAGGAGGCGGCACCGGTCTTGGCCGCGCCATGGCCCTTGCCCTTGCTGAGGCCGGAGCCGATATCGCCCTTGCGGCCCGGCGGGTGGACAAACTCGAAGAGGTCGCCTCCGAAATCCGCGCCCTTGGACGAGGTGCCCAGCCCATCGCGCTCGACCTCACCGACGATGAGTCACCCGCCGCCGCCGTTGCCGCCGCCGAGGCGGCCCTCGGGCCCCTCGATATTTTGGTTAACAACAGCGGCATCAGCGGCGCAGGTTGGGCCGCCGATCTTCCCCTTGAAGAGTGGGACCGCGTCTTCGCCACCAACCTCAGGGGCGCGTTTCTGATGTGCCAGGCCGCAGGCCGGGGCATGTGCGAGCGAGGCAGCGGTACTATCGTCAACGTCGCCTCGGTCGCCGGGATGGTGGGCATCAAAATGCTCTCGGCCTACTCGTCCAGCAAGGGCGGCCTCATCCAGCTCACCAAAACCCTCGCCCTCGAGTGGGCCCGCTCGGGCGTTCGCGTAAACGCTATTGCCCCCGGCTATTTTTTCACCGACATCAACCGCGACATGTTCACCTCAGAGGCTGGCGAGCGAATGATTAAAACCCACATTCCCATGGGCCGCGTGGGTGCGCCCGAGGAGCTAGAGGGCGCCGTCGTTTTCCTCGCAAGCCCCGCCTCGCGTTTCATGACCGGCTCGGTCCTTGTCATCGATGGTGGCCAGAGCGCCATGTAA
- a CDS encoding 2-oxo acid dehydrogenase subunit E2, with the protein MYQARVRMPQMGSSVHESTVIEWKKSVGDRVLKGDPLLSAESDKVEFEIEAPASGMLKEILVASEKIVAVGEVLAILETEEEITEEQFSLPSQSGPPKTNEWTAPVAPVKLEKYEPASSGPAQRPPHSGNESTSPQDFDSHMSLSTRNTWLSPRVQRLVAAHGLDLGTVAALPGSGTRGRVTAKDVERFIADGSFQPSDIIDLTFSPLAETQDRERAEPLSRLRRRIAENLTRSAQQIPQVTTFLEVDMSNIAAWRAAHKHEFEQTRGVKLSYNPFFALAVIAALRDPENERLNGSFEDDALSIKRYVNLGLAVDTPVGLMVPVLKDADALGFGDLALALADLGARARTGNLAPDEVKEGTITLTNFGASGALWGNPIINPPEVAIIGTGAVAPRAVALPGGGVGVRPTMGLSITFDHRANDGMAAGRFAAAVRAALESMNLSQLEF; encoded by the coding sequence ATGTACCAGGCGCGTGTTCGAATGCCCCAGATGGGGAGCAGCGTTCACGAAAGCACAGTCATTGAATGGAAAAAATCGGTGGGAGATCGTGTTCTCAAGGGAGATCCACTACTTTCGGCAGAAAGCGATAAAGTGGAATTTGAGATTGAGGCACCTGCCAGCGGGATGCTCAAGGAAATTCTGGTAGCCTCGGAAAAAATTGTCGCTGTGGGCGAAGTGCTGGCTATCCTTGAAACAGAGGAAGAAATTACAGAAGAACAGTTTAGCCTACCCTCCCAAAGTGGCCCGCCAAAGACAAATGAATGGACAGCCCCGGTGGCGCCGGTAAAACTGGAGAAATACGAACCCGCATCTTCCGGCCCTGCTCAAAGGCCGCCTCACTCAGGCAATGAGTCCACCTCGCCTCAAGACTTTGACAGCCACATGTCGCTCTCTACCCGCAACACGTGGCTCTCGCCCCGCGTGCAGCGCCTGGTGGCAGCGCATGGCCTCGATCTAGGCACGGTGGCAGCCTTGCCCGGCAGTGGCACAAGGGGCCGGGTGACGGCCAAGGACGTCGAGCGCTTCATCGCCGATGGCAGCTTTCAACCATCTGATATTATTGATCTTACATTCTCACCCCTCGCCGAGACACAAGACCGCGAGCGCGCCGAGCCCTTGAGCCGCCTTCGCCGGCGCATCGCCGAGAACCTCACCCGCTCGGCCCAACAAATCCCCCAGGTAACCACTTTTCTTGAAGTCGACATGAGCAACATCGCCGCCTGGCGAGCCGCACATAAACACGAATTCGAGCAAACACGCGGCGTAAAACTCAGCTACAACCCCTTTTTTGCCCTCGCCGTAATCGCCGCCCTCCGCGACCCCGAAAACGAGCGCCTAAACGGCAGCTTTGAAGATGACGCTCTTTCCATCAAGCGCTACGTCAACCTTGGCCTCGCAGTGGACACCCCCGTGGGCCTCATGGTCCCCGTCTTAAAAGATGCCGACGCCCTGGGCTTTGGAGATCTCGCCCTCGCCCTGGCCGATCTTGGAGCCAGAGCCCGCACGGGCAATCTCGCCCCCGATGAGGTAAAAGAGGGAACCATTACCCTGACGAACTTCGGCGCCTCGGGCGCCCTTTGGGGCAACCCCATCATCAACCCCCCCGAGGTCGCCATCATCGGCACAGGCGCCGTTGCCCCGCGGGCTGTGGCCCTTCCCGGCGGGGGTGTCGGAGTAAGGCCCACCATGGGCCTATCAATAACGTTTGATCACCGGGCCAACGACGGCATGGCGGCAGGCCGATTCGCCGCCGCGGTCCGCGCCGCGCTCGAAAGCATGAACCTCTCACAACTGGAGTTTTAA
- a CDS encoding sugar kinase, translated as MSLLVVGSMAFDSVKTPFGEREDAIGGSATYFSVSASYFTQVRLVAIVGSDFPQAELDFLSDRRVDLAGLERSEGETFRWKGEYGYDLNTAHTLDTQLNVFEDFRPQVPAAFSKSEFVFLANIDPELQASVVEQVKSPRLVACDTMNFWIEGKRDELIETFGMVDMVVINEGEVRELSGDSNVLKGSRKILEMGPKTLVVKQGEYGALLIQKDSVFSAPGLPLEEIYDPTGAGDTFAGGFMGYISSKGDMSSGALRRAVIFGSVMASFNVESFSYDRLKTLTQSEIEGRYRQFSDLAHFDQL; from the coding sequence ATGAGTCTTCTTGTGGTCGGTTCTATGGCATTTGATTCTGTGAAAACTCCTTTTGGAGAGCGCGAGGACGCAATTGGCGGTTCAGCGACCTACTTTTCTGTTTCCGCGAGCTATTTCACTCAAGTTCGTCTTGTTGCAATCGTGGGAAGTGATTTTCCACAAGCTGAACTTGATTTTCTCTCTGATCGCAGGGTTGATCTTGCGGGTCTCGAGCGGAGTGAAGGAGAAACATTTAGATGGAAAGGAGAGTATGGGTATGATCTAAATACGGCGCATACTCTCGATACTCAACTTAATGTGTTTGAAGATTTCCGCCCACAGGTCCCGGCGGCGTTCAGCAAAAGTGAATTTGTATTTCTCGCGAATATTGATCCCGAACTCCAAGCTTCCGTGGTTGAGCAGGTTAAATCTCCTCGTCTAGTTGCCTGTGACACGATGAATTTCTGGATTGAGGGGAAGCGTGATGAACTGATAGAAACTTTCGGTATGGTTGACATGGTGGTGATCAACGAAGGTGAAGTTCGCGAACTTTCTGGTGACTCCAATGTGCTCAAGGGATCGCGCAAGATATTGGAAATGGGTCCTAAAACTCTTGTTGTGAAGCAAGGGGAGTACGGTGCACTTTTGATTCAGAAAGATTCAGTTTTTTCCGCTCCAGGTCTTCCTTTGGAGGAAATCTACGACCCGACCGGGGCGGGGGACACCTTTGCTGGTGGCTTTATGGGCTACATCTCATCGAAAGGAGATATGAGTTCTGGTGCACTTAGACGTGCTGTCATTTTTGGAAGCGTTATGGCTTCTTTTAACGTCGAATCTTTTAGCTATGATCGGCTAAAAACACTTACCCAGAGCGAGATCGAAGGGCGCTATCGCCAGTTCAGTGATTTGGCACATTTTGATCAACTCTAG
- a CDS encoding 2-isopropylmalate synthase, which yields MPASKPKKKSPAPKGASPKSKSKSNNSVRIFDTTLRDGEQSPGCAMDRFQKVQMGLQLEKLGVDIIEAGFPIASNDEFEAVRDVAKAVKKSIVAGLSRSERGDIDRCWEAVRHAKKPRIHTFIATSDIHLKYKLKMSRAELLKEVRQQVRHARKLCKDIEWSAEDATRADWDFLIEVVKIAIDEGATTINLPDTVGYTVPSEFRRFWEHMFEKIPNYEGVVFSAHCHNDLGLAIANSIVAVECGVRQVECTINGIGERAGNASLEEFVMALQTRKDILDFKSRVKTKELYPTSRLLTSMTGVPVQQNKAIVGKNAFAHEAGIHQHGVISNAITYEIMTPQSVGRPSNTLVLGKHSGRAGIRQRYEQLGFKMNREEISAIYPRFIDLADRKKEIYDEDLIALLQENRADSGQSYYELDALQVSSSTGSQPGSMATVHLREGDEVHTEVGRGNGPVDAVLDGINIITGNRSRLADFTVNSVTRGRDALAEVNLQVEFEDGTQIAGHSTSPDTVEAAAKAFVSAINKYKLTQELKKKAPKSRKGKKPPEDLRGV from the coding sequence ATGCCTGCTAGTAAGCCAAAGAAAAAATCACCCGCGCCAAAGGGCGCATCACCCAAGAGTAAATCGAAATCAAACAACAGTGTACGAATATTCGACACCACCCTCCGCGATGGCGAGCAGTCGCCGGGTTGCGCCATGGACCGGTTTCAAAAAGTCCAGATGGGCCTCCAACTTGAAAAGCTGGGGGTGGACATCATCGAGGCGGGCTTTCCCATCGCCTCGAACGATGAATTCGAGGCCGTAAGAGATGTCGCCAAGGCGGTGAAGAAATCCATTGTCGCCGGGCTCTCGCGCTCGGAGCGCGGCGATATCGACCGCTGCTGGGAGGCGGTGCGCCACGCCAAAAAACCGCGCATCCACACCTTCATCGCGACGAGTGACATTCACCTCAAATACAAGCTCAAGATGAGCCGCGCCGAGCTTTTGAAGGAAGTGCGGCAGCAGGTCCGCCATGCGCGCAAACTTTGCAAAGACATTGAGTGGAGCGCCGAGGACGCAACGCGTGCGGACTGGGATTTTCTCATCGAGGTCGTGAAAATTGCCATTGATGAGGGCGCGACGACGATCAATTTGCCCGATACGGTTGGCTACACGGTGCCTTCTGAGTTTCGCCGTTTTTGGGAGCATATGTTCGAAAAAATTCCCAACTATGAGGGAGTGGTCTTCAGCGCTCACTGCCACAACGATTTGGGCCTTGCCATCGCCAACAGCATCGTCGCCGTCGAGTGCGGGGTGCGCCAGGTTGAGTGCACGATCAACGGTATTGGTGAGCGGGCGGGCAACGCCTCGCTCGAAGAATTCGTCATGGCGCTTCAAACGCGAAAGGACATTCTCGATTTTAAATCTCGCGTGAAGACAAAGGAGCTCTACCCGACTAGCCGTCTTCTCACCTCGATGACGGGCGTGCCCGTTCAACAGAACAAGGCCATCGTCGGCAAGAACGCCTTTGCCCATGAGGCGGGCATCCATCAACACGGCGTTATCTCAAATGCCATCACCTACGAGATCATGACGCCGCAGTCGGTGGGTCGCCCCTCGAACACACTTGTCCTTGGCAAGCATTCGGGCCGCGCAGGGATTCGCCAACGCTACGAGCAGCTTGGCTTCAAGATGAACCGCGAGGAAATCTCGGCCATCTATCCACGCTTCATTGATTTGGCCGACCGGAAAAAAGAGATTTACGATGAGGACTTGATTGCCCTTCTTCAAGAGAATCGGGCCGATTCGGGCCAGAGCTACTATGAGCTCGACGCGCTCCAGGTTTCGAGCTCAACCGGCTCGCAGCCCGGCTCGATGGCCACCGTCCACCTCCGCGAGGGCGATGAGGTGCATACCGAGGTTGGAAGGGGCAATGGCCCTGTCGATGCTGTGCTCGACGGAATTAACATCATTACCGGCAACCGAAGCCGTCTTGCCGACTTTACGGTCAACTCCGTCACCCGAGGGCGCGACGCGCTGGCCGAGGTGAATCTTCAGGTTGAGTTCGAGGATGGCACCCAAATAGCGGGCCACAGCACGAGCCCCGACACCGTCGAGGCCGCCGCGAAGGCTTTTGTCTCTGCCATCAACAAGTACAAGTTGACCCAGGAGTTGAAGAAAAAGGCGCCTAAATCCAGAAAAGGCAAAAAACCGCCAGAGGATCTCCGAGGCGTCTAG